One genomic window of Monodelphis domestica isolate mMonDom1 chromosome 1, mMonDom1.pri, whole genome shotgun sequence includes the following:
- the LOC103098538 gene encoding fibrous sheath CABYR-binding protein-like codes for MEESNEHDQPVSAGRQEMRRRRKPSQPMVDKCQQTDVTEKKKHLTGSQQATPKPVMSHGNVHESKGKHSKECDKVRLSSQLQQTWQRRKHGQEVADKSQQTEECKVGKKKPVVKKEEILPPKSESECEQAAQPSKEHEVPLSRRPSHSLINRSQQTSCTGDWALMAYYGMCREMIMVDKWQQTGMSEAEFLVLSKPGSKKDSVCQPEDSVESKATPRTSRESSAGKTAPAPKSSTASKTFSPPGSAKVFSPQGSTEAATPPKSATASKTFSPPGSAKIISAQGSTEAARISSTQASAKGSKTVSLQKSVSRAFSSPGSVKAQGSTEAAKISSSQASHRASKASAIEPPEESGSAIRKTSIVKLESFDKKAPIDLESPALETELPPEEEAPLEDVKVEASPLEEAFLEVESAPEKEAEVVEPPSEEVEAAPEEEVPLEVEPPSEEVEAAPEEEIPLEEGEAAPQELEAAPEEEAPLEVETAPEEEAPLEEVEAAPQEEAPLEEVEAAPQEEAPLEEVEAAPEEEAPLEEVEAAPEEEAGELESVPEEGEAAPEEEAPLEEGEAAPQELEAAPEEEAPLEEGEAAPEEEAPLEEGEAAPEEEAPLEEGEAAPEEEAPLEEGEAAPEEEAPLEEGEAAPEEAAPLEEGEAAPEEEAPQEETAPQEEAGELESVPEEGEAAPEEEAPLEEGEAAPEEAAPLEEEAAPEEAAPLEEEEAAPEEAAPLEEEEAAPEEEAPQEETAPEEEAPQEETAPEEEAPLEPPEETPQDELEQPPAEMESSQTEVPSDLPPPETAE; via the coding sequence ATGGAAGAAAGTAATGAACATGATCAACCTGTTTCAGCAGGGAGGCAAGAaatgagaagaagaaggaaaccTTCCCAACCAATGGTAGATAAATGCCAGCAAACAGATGtcactgagaaaaagaaacatCTGACAGGTTCACAACAGGCAACACCAAAACCTGTCATGAGCCATGGTAATgtacatgaaagcaaaggaaagcatTCTAAAGAATGTGATAAAGTCAGATTGTCTTCTCAGCTTCAACAAACCTGGCAGAGGAGAAAACATGGACAAGAAGTAGCAGATAAATCCCAGCAGACAGAGGAATGtaaagtagggaaaaaaaaaccggtagtaaagaaggaagaaattctaCCCCCAAAATCTGAATCTGAGTGTGAACAAGCTGCTCAACCATCTAAAGAACATGAAGTTCCATTATCCAGACGCCCAAGCCATTCCTTGATAAACAGATCTCAGCAGACAAGTTGCACTGGAGATTGGGCTCTCATGGCCTACTATGGCATGTGCCGAGAAATGATAATGGTGGATAAGTGGCAGCAGACTGGCATGAGTGAGGCAGAGTTCCTGGTACTTTCTAAGCCTGGAAGCAAAAAGGATTCAGTATGTCAGCCAGAAGATAGTGTGGAATCTAAAGCAACACCAAGAACATCCCGAGAAAGTTCTGCTGGCAAAACTGCCCCTGCTCCCAAAAGTTCTACTGCTAGCAAAACCTTCTCTCCTCCAGGAAGCGCCAAAGTCTTCTCTCCCCAGGGAAGCACTGAAGCTGCTACTCCTCCCAAAAGTGCTACTGCTAGTAAAACTTTCTCTCCTCCAGGAAGTGCCAAAATCATCTCTGCCCAGGGAAGTACTGAAGCTGCTAGAATTTCTTCTACCCAGGCAAGCGCTAAGGGTAGCAAAACAGTGTCTCTCCAAAAAAGTGTTAGCAGAGCTTTCTCGTCCCCAGGAAGTGTCAAAGCCCAGGGAAGTACTGAAGCTGCTAAAATTTCATCTTCCCAGGCAAGTCATAGGGCTAGTAAAGCCTCAGCTATTGAACCCCCTGAAGAATCTGGCTCTGCAATAAGAAAGACTTCTATTGTTAAACTTGAATCTTTTGACAAAAAGGCTCCTATTGATCTAGAGTCTCCTGCTTTGGAAACAGAATTGCCTCCTGAGGAAGAAGCTCCTCTTGAGGATGTAAAAGTAGAGGCCTCTCCCTTGGAAGAGGCTTTCCTTGAAGTAGAGTCTGCCCCTGAGAAAGAAGCTGAGGTGGTAGAACCTCCTTCTGAGGAAGTAGAGGCTGCACCTGAGGAAGAAGTTCCTCTTGAAGTAGAGCCTCCTTCTGAGGAAGTAGAGGCTGCACCTGAAGAGGAAATTCCCCTTGAGGAAGGAGAGGCTGCCCCTCAGGAATTAGAGGCTGCCCCAGAGGAAGAAGCTCCTCTTGAAGTAGAGACTGCCCCTGAGGAGGAAGCTCCTCTTGAGGAAGTAGAGGCTGCCCCTCAGGAAGAAGCTCCTCTTGAGGAAGTAGAGGCTGCCCCTCAGGAAGAAGCTCCTCTTGAGGAAGTAGAGGCTGCCCCTGAGGAAGAAGCTCCTCTTGAGGAAGTAGAGGCTGCCCCTGAGGAAGAAGCTGGGGAACTAGAGTCTGTTCCTGAGGAAGGAGAGGCTGCCCCTGAAGAGGAAGCTCCTCTTGAGGAAGGAGAGGCTGCCCCTCAGGAATTAGAGGCTGCCCCTGAGGAAGAAGCTCCTCTTGAGGAAGGAGAGGCTGCCCCTGAGGAAGAAGCTCCTCTTGAGGAAGGAGAGGCTGCCCCTGAGGAAGAAGCTCCTCTTGAGGAAGGAGAGGCTGCCCCTGAGGAAGAAGCTCCTCTTGAGGAAGGAGAGGCTGCCCCTGAGGAAGAAGCTCCTCTTGAGGAAGGAGAGGCTGCCCCTGAAGAAGCAGCTCCTCTTGAGGAAGGAGAGGCTGCCCCTGAGGAGGAAGCTCCCCAAGAAGAGACTGCCCCTCAGGAAGAAGCTGGGGAACTAGAGTCTGTTCCTGAGGAAGGAGAGGCTGCCCCTGAGGAAGAAGCCCCTCTAGAAGAAGGAGAGGCTGCCCCTGAGGAAGCAGCTCCTCTAGAGGAAGAAGCTGCCCCTGAAGAAGCAGCTCCTCTTGAGGAAGAAGAGGCTGCCCCTGAAGAAGCAGCTCCTCTTGAGGAAGAAGAGGCTGCCCCTGAGGAGGAAGCTCCCCAAGAAGAGACTGCCCCTGAGGAAGAAGCTCCCCAAGAAGAGACTGCCCCTGAGGAAGAAGCTCCTCTTGAGCCACCAGAAGAAACACCTCAAGATGAGCTAGAGCAACCCCCTGCTGAAATGGAGAGTTCTCAGACAGAAGTTCCTTCTGATTTACCGCCTCCTGAAACAGCTGAGTGA